A window of the Salmo trutta chromosome 25, fSalTru1.1, whole genome shotgun sequence genome harbors these coding sequences:
- the LOC115162511 gene encoding protein ELYS-like isoform X1 — protein sequence MRDLAAQVTSSLLCFPRVTVDALGEDEITLDSVLRGKFTIGRSGLAWLACGPQLEVVHAVTGERLSAYCFSGEGEHPPGVLVARDFSWLKRTGLLVCLEEAQGSMLCLYDLGISRVVKAVVVPGRITAIEPLVSYGGASASTQHLHQSLRWFFGVAAVVTDLGHVLLVDLCLDDLSCSQSELEASDLEVVTKSPAEIPRLREQETRQGRHLCLQLSSPTGTGATALQYIPRTNQLAVGFSDGYLQLWNMKTLKKEYHSQLEGGRVPVYAFTFQEPENDPRNCCYLWAVQSAQDHEGDGVSLHLLQLAFSERKCLASGKIFYEGLEYCEERYSQELSSTAFPRRAQATNTRLLSCQTIEKFRHHPDRDESMNEVASPDTSVSIFSWQVKTYGQGNPSTYIGVFDINRWYHAQMPDSLRTGESLRSCPYLAVWSLDNVVEMTSPCPLLDILVHERSLSRGLPYTCPPPEQFFKPTTYNFDATCLLNTGLVHLTCSGYQKETLSFLKKAASCSSDVISNGYSRCLMSGLLSSRLADVQPSSLSQEEQLDAILSTAVETSSLGLITGCIKQWTAEEQPGSAVNLRYILEWAWDKVVHTKEELDGICAPLFDSSSNFTDPQTLQLLQHSQRLLGNLSTIFHCLLSEAQELTQRGLLGLLNKNLVSSLISQYARVVLWFCRTGLLPEGSDEDAVQISRPLYSYSVIQNYYTVRREELQQLAKGKWCADCLMIDGLVAQCGARLVDLWKRDEGGTGQYPPPTLHGLLDIYLLENIDETAKHAIVIYLLLDVMYFSNKSGASVESFPNAFAIPIGLVKLVQGLWLLDHHDHQNALELLLHPATSPSLWGWQHDRVLQALMCQGQHGVALRYLHVMKPPLSSTAQAHLCLSVLLHNRCLVEAWALLRQHSNRLNEEVLLRFLYETCQVLGLMKELLKLPLGLAEQECLERFLQGTGGLQNRELLMVHYLQQANYVPALQLNHTLKMSTVNERDPKLKERTHTRNSILDQYGKVLPRVQRKLATERSKPYHHPSTILRQVSRPQPLSTIAKRSANENVLTRAAFINNVMSKIEEVWVGGDPTPQSSPFKSPGAAAVLYPSPLFPSRDLPEAFVGMPITMTSKRKSRLLELVVHPSSQTTPPEGSRPLLTPPRSATSWNPPKSINKAPELSLLQTPQVVKRARALAASGPVFSAFTPQSILRSSLRPMATPTASPGRSVTPPPHPKESRITFIKETAMSEKGPRRWSNGIATENEISLLTRGSPLPKAGLMAWTSHPAAAADEDNDDDGALEKDEVKVTHVKFLPPPVCKPSPEKGESESGSSGQEVVVVTTLPGRLSLGLETSQASVLSIDTTLEFHDAPLPEDLEREEVLKQPANEVVDEEEVVVNLKTPAVPDVQPPQVEVQPATANEPTLLQSVEEGQEEDQEVKEEVVNSQEEVAVDQESDQEVEEMEVNPKQEEPEAKQDEEIVVEPRLTQEVELTLDTEVFEELNLDQKEKPNHEPAVETAEQPEVVVMVVEEETQEGESQPTVPIEPVEAMEHTDLDEFVECHLFGSDLSPPLIHSCIHETSDNWTSFNSEPVCGVVEEEEPALIAGPPAFTTQKSVASSEPTGTDSHSVVSLNDSEELSSAASEDEEESSSDAPAEDSGSEVEIIEEVQGNGRQRAPLPLQPHSQFLSDLSEQDAAVLSLVTPEADLKMVEDDMDGEVVMIRLGAAGDEGVCYTELKPSTTLLVPLELLEAQGQALADGVRLGLTEVGEGSEPEVPLSEAHSSFSLMLEAEDGNADTVPLEVPLEPTENLTAEGGSDKPAADPEVICLGTDNQDIPLAEVDPQEEQGAEMDTLEGMDTLEANFNSWAETDGPEALSEENVPQVTDVLPESSEAVAEDELTGTEPTRSAEDGDVDDVEEPSPVLVENEQPGRARKGTDEVTMEEETVPCAQSQEEEMKADVVELDAEKEMEEPVAVPADQPLPQVERNGPIQSDNHEPAQGEAINDVATPQTANPIKPHNIQSESVSETLEVRKAPSTPTRRATMQTKTVKFTSVEPERPGSEGDERPAGQTEMETDSQVPATPRRITRSGRHGQDSRVPVTPRRSTRKTERQPEPEPRREEERKGEEEVSVLITEAAVVISKPTPAKRRTQQKATPRMGTRRTRNTQVEGEEEPTAMDETASKGSALSVTRSARKSRTGTKTPATQTQPAVPEEEKPNDEEDKKQTSSPGRVTRKSTRRGVTLALFTKEEEVFTVDPPRSLRKTRGEGTAEKTKDAPVSFCRPTRSRLWNHQEEDLPLLETPLEVDSGTPVADALIKRLHDEEAKREVSETLVVTEMVRANRRGIKSQGQRAPSPPPIVEMMVSEADQGIPVRDSFIYSPPRRRTRGRIAESPGQNDVSAPPVTRTRRPNASAARPANEDKKSSGEDVEIEMVAAKTRTTKRRTTKPNAAPASPTPAKVDLISPMPSPAERATSRRVVEENEAPRMNLRRKRVLEAIFPKPVTRRKKL from the exons ATGCGTGACCTGGCAGCCCAGGTCACCAGCAGCCTGCTGTGTTTCCCGAGGGTGACTGTAGACGCTCTGGGGGAGGATGAGATCACCCTGGACTCTGTGCTGCGTGGGAAGTTCACCATCG GTCGCAGCGGGCTGGCCTGGCTGGCATGTGGGCCCCAACTGGAGGTGGTCCATGCGGTGACGGGCGAGCGTCTGTCCGCCTACTGCTTTAGTGGCGAGGGGGAGCACCCCCCAGGCGTGCTGGTGGCCAGGGACTTCTCCTGGCTGAAGAGGACGGGGCTGCTGGTGTGCCTGGAGGAGGCCCAGGGTAGCATGCTGTGTCTTTACGACCTGGGCATCTCCCGAGTGGTCAAGGCCGTGGTCGTACCGGGCAGG ATCACGGCCATCGAGCCCCTGGTGAGTTATGGCGGGGCCAGTGCCAGCACACAGCACCTCCACCAAAGCCTGCGCTGGTTCTTTGGCGTGGCAGCTGTGGTCACGGACCTGGGACACGTCCTCCTGGTGGACCTGTGTCTGGATGACCTGTCCTGCAGCCAGAGCGAGCTAGAGGCCTCAG ACCTGGAGGTAGTGACTAAGTCCCCGGCTGAGATCCCCCGGCTGCGCGAGCAGGAGACGCGCCAGGGGAGACACCTCTGTCTGCAGCTGAGCAGCCCCACGGGCACAGGGGCCACGGCCCTGCAGTACATCCCCCGCACCAATCAGCTGGCCGTGGGCTTCTCCGATGGATACCTGCAACTCTGGAACATGAAGACGCTAAAGAAGGA GTATCACTCCCAGCTGGAGGGCGGAAGGGTGCCAGTGTACGCCTTCACCTTCCAGGAGCCAGAGAACGACCCCCGTAACTGCTGCTACCTGTGGGCTGTCCAGTCTGCCCAGGACCA TGAGGGGGACGGGGTCAGCCTCCACCTGCTCCAGCTGGCCTTCAGTGAGAGGAAGTGTCTGGCCTCAGGGAAGATATTCTATGAG ggTCTGGAGTACTGTGAGGAGCGGTACAGTCAGGAGCTGAGCAGCACCGCCTTCCCCCGGAGGGCTCAGGCCACCAACACCCGCCTGCTCAGCTGCCAGACCATTGAGAAGTTCCGACACCACCCAGACCGAGACGAAAGTATGAATGAAG TTGCATCTCCAGACACCAGCGTGTCCATCTTCAGCTGGCAGGTGAAGACCTATGGACAGGGCAACCCTTCCACCTACATCGGCGTCTTTGACATAAACCGTTGGTACCACGCACAGATGCCCGACTCTCTAAG AACGGGGGAGTCTCTGCGCAGCTGTCCCTACCTTGCCGTGTGGTCTTTGGACAATGTGGTGGAGATGACGTCGCCCTGCCCCCTGCTGGACATCCTGGTGCACGAGCGCAGCTTGAGCCGTGGCCTGCCCTACACCTGCCCCCCGCCAGAACAGTTCTTCAAACCCACCACATACAACTTCG ATGCAACCTGTTTGCTCAACACTGGCCTCGTGCACCTAACTTGCTCTGGCTATCAGAAAGAG ACTCTGAGCTTCCTGAAGAAGGCTGCTTCCTGCTCCAGTGACGTCATCTCAAACGGCTACTCCCGCTGCCTGATGTCCGGCCTGCTCTCCTCTCGCCTGGCCGATGTGCAgccctccagcctctctcag gAGGAGCAGTTGGACGCCATCTTGTCCACGGCGGTAGAGACCAGCTCCCTGGGTCTGATCACTGGCTGTATCAAACAGTGGACCGCTGAAG AGCAACCAGGCTCTGCGGTGAACCTACGCTACATTCTGGAGTGGGCCTGGGACAAGGTGGTTCACACCAAGGAAGAGCTGGATGGCATAT GTGCTCCCCTGTTTGACAGCTCGTCTAACTTCACGGACCCCCAGACCCTCCAGCTGCTGCAGCACAGCCAGAGACTACTGGGGAACCTGAGCACCATCTTCCACTGTCTGCTGAGCGAGGCACAGGAACTCACTCAGAGAG GTTTGCTGGGACTCCTCAATAAGAACCTGGTGTCCAGCCTCATCTCCCAGTACGCACGGGTGGTCCTATGGTTCTGTCGGACCGGTCTCCTGCCTGAGGGCTCCG atGAGGACGCTGTGCAGATTTCCAGGCCGCTCTACAGCTACTCAGTTATCCAGAACTACTACACCGTCCGCAGAGAGGAGCTGCAGCAACTGGCCAA GGGGAAGTGGTGTGCAGATTGCCTGATGATTGACGGCTTGGTCGCCCAATGCGGGGCTCGTTTGGTTGACCTGTGGAAACGGGATGAAGGTGGGACGGGACAGTATCCGCCCCCTACGCTACAC GGCCTGCTTGATATTTACCTCCTGGAAAACATTGATGAAACTGCTAAGCACGCCATC GTGATCTACCTGCTTCTGGATGTGATGTACTTCTCTAACAAGAGCGGGGCGTCTGTGGAGTCCTTCCCCAATGCCTTTGCAATCCCCATCGGCCTGGTCAAGCTGGTGCAGGGCCTCTGGCTGCTGGACCACCACGaccaccag AACGCCCTGGAGCTTCTGCTGCACCCGGCCACCTCCCCGTCCCTGTGGGGCTGGCAGCACGACCGCGTCCTGCAGGCTCTAATGTGCCAGGGGCAACACGGAGTCGCCCTACGCTACCTCCACGTCATGaagccccctctctcctccactgctcaggcccatctctgtctctccgtgTTGCTACACAACAG GTGTCTGGTGGAGGCGTGGGCCTTGCTGAGGCAGCACTCCAACCGTCTGAACGAGGAGGTGTTGTTACGGTTCCTCTACGAGACCTGTCAGGTTCTGGGTCTCATGAAGGAGCTGCTCAAACTGCCCCTGGGCCTCGCTGAACAG gagtgctTGGAGAGGTTCCTACAGGGTACAGGGGGTCTTCAGAACAGAGAGCTTCTGATGGTGCACTACCTGCAGCAGGCCAACTACGTCCCCGCCCTGCAGCTCAACCACACCCTCAAGATGAGCACGGTG AATGAGAGGGATCCCAAGTTGAAGGAGAGAACCCACACAAGGAACTCTATCCTGGACCAGTACGGGAAAGTTCTCCCTCGGGTCCAGAGGAAGCTGGCCACTGAGAGGTCTAAGCCgtaccaccacccctccaccaTCCTCAGACAGG TGTCGCGACCACAGCCGCTGTCGACCATCGCCAAGCGGTCGGCCAATGAGAACGTGCTGACCAGAGCCGCGTTCATCAACAATGTCATGTCGAAGATCGAGGAGGTGTGGGTGGGAGGGGACCCCACGCCCCAGTCCTCCCCATTCAAGAG CCCCGGTGCAGCAGCGGTACTGTACCCCAGCCCCCTGTTCCCCTCCCGGGATCTGCCCGAGGCCTTCGTGGGCATGCCCATCACCATGACCTCCAAGAGGAAGTCCAG GCTGCTAGAACTGGTGGTGCACCCCTCCTCTCAGACCACTCCCCCGGAGGGCTCACGGCCACTGCTGACGCCCCCCAGGTCGGCCACCTCCTGGAACCCCCCAAAAAGCATCAACAAGGCCCCCGAGCTTAGTCTGCTGCAGACCCCACAGGTGGTCAAG CGAGCGCGAGCGCTGGCGGCATCTGGCCCCGTGTTCTCGGCCTTCACCCCCCAATCCATCCTGAGGAGCAGCTTGCGCCCCATGGCCACCCCCACTGCCTCCCCTGGGCGCTCTGTCACCCCCCCGCCGCACCCTAAGGAGAGCCGCATTACCTTCATCAAGGAGACAGCCatgtcagagaaaggcccccGCCGCTGGAGCAATGGG ATCGCAACAGAGAATGAAATTAGTTTGCTGACCAGAGGCTCCCCACTGCCCAAGGCTGGACTGATGGCCTGGACATCACACCCTGCAGCTGCTGCTGATgaggataatgatgatgatggagcGTTAGAGAAGGATGAGGTGAAGGTGACACATGTGAAGTTCTTGCCACCACCGGTCTGCAAGCCCTCACCAGAGAAAGGAGAGTCTGAGAGTGGCTCCTCTGGCCAAGAGGTCGTTGTGGTAACCACGTTGCCAGGACGACTCAGCCTGGGCCTGGAAACTAGCCAGGCCTCTGTCCTATCAATAGACACCACCCTTGAGTTCCATGATGCACCGCTCCCTGAAGacctggagagggaggaggtgctTAAACAGCCAGCCAATGAAGTCGTAGACGAAGAGGAAGTGGTGGTTAACCTCAAAACTCCAGCAGTGCCAGACGTCCAGCCCCCACAGGTGGAAGTGCAGCCTGCAACAGCCAATGAGCCAACTCTCCTCCAGTCTGTTGAGGAAGGGCAGGAAGAAGACCAGGAAGTAAAGGAAGAGGTAGTCAACAGCCAAGAGGAAGTGGCTGTAGATCAGGAGTCAGACCAGGAAGTAGAGGAGATGGAGGTTAACCCCAAACAAGAAGAACCTGAGGCTAAACAGGATGAGGAAATTGTAGTGGAACCAAGGCTCACACAGGAAGTAGAACTGACTCTAGACACGGAAGTGTTTGAGGAACTGAACCTTGACCAGAAAGAGAAGCCCAACCATGAGCCTGCGGTGGAGACTGCAGAGCAGCCagaggtggtggtgatggtggtagagGAGGAGACTCAAGAGGGTGAATCACAACCCACTGTACCAATTGAACCAGTGGAAGCCATGGAACATACAG ATCTGGATGAGTTTGTAGAGTGCCATCTATTTGGCAGTGACCTGTCTCCACCCCTGATCCACTCGTGCATCCACGAGACTTCTGACAACTGGACCTCCTTCAACAG TGAACCGGTGTGTGgcgtggtagaggaggaggagcctGCCCTTATAGCCGGCCCCCCGGCCTTCACCACCCAGAAGTCTGTAGCCTCGTCAGAACCCACCGGCACCGACTCCCACT CTGTGGTGAGCCTGAACGACAGTGAGGAACTCTCTAGTGCTGCGTCGGAGGATGAAGAGGAGTCATCGTCAGACGCCCCTGCTGAGGACTCTGGCAGTGAGGTGGAGATCATCGAGGAGGTGCAGGGGAACGGAAGGCAGCGAGCCCCCCTGCCCCTACAGCCACACTCCCAGTTCCTGTCTGACCTATCGGAGCAGGACGCAGCAGTGCTCTCATTGGTCACCCCAGAGGCAGACCTCAAG ATGGTGGAGGACGACATGGACGGGGAGGTGGTGATGATCAGGCTGGGGGCAGCAGGAGACGAGGGGGTCTGCTACACGGAGCTGAAGCCCTCCACCACCCTGCTGGTTCCTCTGGAGCTGCTGGAGGCGCAGGGGCAGGCCCTGGCAGACGGAGTCCGTCTGGGGCTAACCGAGGTGGGGGAAGGCAGTGAGCCGGAGGTACCCCTCTCTGAAGCCCACAGCAGCTTCTCTCTTATGCTGGAGGCTGAGGATGGGAATGCAGACACTGTACCACTAGAGGTACCACTAGAACCCACTGAGAATCTGACCGCAGAGGGAGGGTCTGACAAGCCTGCTGCTGACCCGGAGGTCATCTGCCTGGGCACagacaaccaggacatccccctTGCTGAGGTTGATCCCCAGGAGGAACAGGGGGCTGAGATGGACACCCTGGAGGGGATGGACACCTTGGAGGCAAACTTTAATAGCTGGGCAGAGACTGATGGACCTGAGGCTTTGTCGGAGGAGAATGTTCCTCAAGTCACAGACGTCCTACCTGAATCCTCTGAGGCGGTGGCTGAAGATGAACTGACCGGCACTGAACCAACCAGATCAGCTGAAGATGGAGATGTAGACGATGTAGAAGAGCCTTCACCAGTCCTGGTTGAGAACGAGCAGCCCGGCAGAGCGAGGAAGGGAACAGATGAGGTGACCATGGAAGAGGAGACTGTCCCGTGTGCTCAGAGtcaagaggaggagatgaaggCTGATGTCGTTGAGCTGGACgctgagaaagagatggaggagcCTGTTGCTGTCCCTGCAGACCAGCCTCTGCCTCAGGTAGAACGCAACGGACCCATCCAGTCAGACAACCATGAACCTGCCCAGGGAGAAGCCATAAACGATGTGGCTACCCCTCAAACCGCAAATCCCATCAAGCCTCACAACATCCAGTCTGAGTCTGTGTCTGAAACCTTGGAGGTCAGGAAAGCCCCGTCCACCCCGACGCGCAGGGCCACCATGCAGACGAAGACGGTGAAGTTCACCTCAGTGGAGCCGGAAAGACCTGGGTCAGAGGGTGACGAGAGGCCGGCGGGACAGACTGAGATGGAGACGGACTCTCAGGTCCCGGCCACACCCAGACGGATCACCAGGAGTGGCCGTCACGGCCAGGACTCCAGAGTTCCCGTCACCCCTCGACGGAGCACCCGGAAAACCGAACGGCAGCCAGAACCCGAGCCtcggagagaggaggagaggaaaggagaggaagaggtcTCGGTCCTCATCACAGAGGCTGCTGTGGTCATCTCCAAGCCCACCCCGGCCAAACGGCGCACCCAACAGAAGGCCACTCCGAGGATGGGAACGCGGCGAACCAGGAACACCCAGGTAGAGGGCGAAGAGGAACCAACAGCCATGGATGAAACAGCCAGCAAGGGGTCAGCGCTGTCGGTTACACGCAGTGCTAGGAAGAGCCGAACTGGAAccaagaccccagccacccagaCTCAGCCAGCGGTCCCTGAGGAAGAGAAGCCAAACGATGAAGAGGACAAAAAGCAGACCAGCAGTCCAGGCAGGGTGACCCGCAAGTCGACCCGAAGGGGTGTGACCCTCGCCCTCTTCACCAAGGAAGAGGAAGTGTTCACCGTGGACCCTCCCCGCAGCCTTAGGAAGACGAGGGGCGAAGGCACCGCTGAGAAGACAAAAGATGCCCCTGTGTCGTTCTGTCGACCAACCAGGAGCCGCCTGTGGAACCACCAGGAGGAGGACCTGCCCCTGTTGGAGACGCCTCTGGAGGTGGACTCCGGAACGCCTGTGGCCGACGCCCTCATCAAGAGACTCCACGACGAGGAGGCCAAACGGGAAGTGAGTGAGACCTTGGTCGTCACGGAGATGGTGCGAGCCAATAGAAGAGGTATCAAGTCGCAGGGTCAGCGGGCGCCCTCTCCACCCCCAATTGTGGAGATGATGGTGTCCGAGGCCGACCAGGGAATCCCTGTCAGGGATTCATTCATCTACTCACCACCTCGGAGAAGAACTAGAG GTAGGATAGCAGAGTCGCCCGGTCAGAATGACGTGTCTGCGCCACCCGTTACTCGTACCAGGCGACCGAACGCCAGCGCAGCACGCCCTGCTAACGAG GACAAGAAGTCGTCAGGAGAGGATGTGGAGATCGAGATGGTGGCTGCTAAAACCAGAACAACCAAGAGACGAACAACCAA GCCCAATGCAGCCCCGGCGTCCCCTACCCCAGCCAAGGTGGATCTGATCTCTCCCATGCCCAGCCCGGCCGAGCGTGCCACGAGTAGGAGGGTGGTGGAGGAGAACGAAGCCCCCCGGATGAACCTCCGACGTAAACGAGTGCTGGAGGCCATCTTCCCCAAACCAGTCACCCGCCGGAAGAAGCTATGA